A stretch of Carya illinoinensis cultivar Pawnee chromosome 14, C.illinoinensisPawnee_v1, whole genome shotgun sequence DNA encodes these proteins:
- the LOC122294315 gene encoding protein yippee-like 4 isoform X2, with product MFFVRPPVSWMVLCVPRKTLMTKFGVFEKVVNMLIDGPVHHDRSSNGTTTDAFCTKCNTELGWKYVQVDEPTMDIREGRIVLDMDKLLYWNGYELVDG from the exons ATGTTCTTTGTCAG GCCTCCGGTTTCGTGGATGGTGTTATGCGTACCAAGAAAG ACTCTTATGACGAAATTTGGTGTCTTTGAAAAAGT TGTCAACATGCTGATTGATGGCCCAGTACATCACGATAGGTCTTCGAATGGCACAACAACAGATGCCTTTTGTACGAAATGCAATACGGAATTGGGCTGGAAATAT GTTCAGGTTGACGAGCCCACCATGGATATTAGAGAAGGAAGAATCGTGCTTGATAT GGACAAGCTCCTGTATTGGAATGGATATGAGCTAGTGGATGGATGA
- the LOC122294315 gene encoding protein yippee-like At3g08990 isoform X1, translated as MGRLFLIEYDQIPGKNFYLCRLCQTHLAVAQDVLCQTLMTKFGVFEKVVNMLIDGPVHHDRSSNGTTTDAFCTKCNTELGWKYVQVDEPTMDIREGRIVLDMDKLLYWNGYELVDG; from the exons ATGGGGAGGCTGTTTCTCATTGAATACGATCAGATTCCTGGCAAGAACTTCTACTTGTGCCGTTTATGCCAAACCCACCTTGCAGTGGCCCAAGATGTTCTTTGTCAG ACTCTTATGACGAAATTTGGTGTCTTTGAAAAAGT TGTCAACATGCTGATTGATGGCCCAGTACATCACGATAGGTCTTCGAATGGCACAACAACAGATGCCTTTTGTACGAAATGCAATACGGAATTGGGCTGGAAATAT GTTCAGGTTGACGAGCCCACCATGGATATTAGAGAAGGAAGAATCGTGCTTGATAT GGACAAGCTCCTGTATTGGAATGGATATGAGCTAGTGGATGGATGA
- the LOC122294310 gene encoding probable histone H2B.1 — protein MAPKAEKKPAEKKPAEEKKSTVAEKAPAEKKPKAGKKLPKEGGAGASDKKKKRTKKSVETYKIYIFKVLKQVHPDIGISSKAMGIMNSFINDIFEKLAQEASRLARYNKKPTITSREIQTAVRLVLPGELAKHAVSEGTKAVTKFTSS, from the coding sequence ATGGCACCCAAAGCCGAGAAGAAACCCGCCGAGAAGAAGCCCGCCGAGGAGAAGAAATCGACGGTTGCGGAGAAGGCTCCAGCCGAGAAGAAGCCCAAGGCTGGAAAGAAGCTCCCGAAGGAAGGCGGAGCCGGCGCCTCGGACAAGAAGAAGAAGCGGACCAAGAAGAGTGTTGAGACCTACAAGATCTACATCTTCAAGGTGCTTAAACAGGTTCACCCCGATATCGGGATCTCCAGCAAGGCCATGGGGATCATGAACAGCTTCATCAATGACATCTTTGAGAAGCTCGCCCAAGAGGCTTCCCGGCTCGCGAGGTATAACAAGAAGCCCACCATCACCTCTCGGGAGATCCAGACCGCGGTGCGTCTCGTGCTGCCTGGTGAACTCGCCAAGCACGCCGTTTCTGAGGGGACCAAGGCGGTCACCAAGTTTACTAGCTCTTAG